A single region of the Salvia miltiorrhiza cultivar Shanhuang (shh) chromosome 8, IMPLAD_Smil_shh, whole genome shotgun sequence genome encodes:
- the LOC130999579 gene encoding mitochondrial dicarboxylate/tricarboxylate transporter DTC, translating to MAAEKPKSAGVWPTVKPFVNGGASGMLATCVIQPIDMIKVRIQLGQGSAGEVTRNMLKNDGVGAFYKGLSAGLLRQATYTTARLGSFRILTNKAIEANDGKPLPLYQKALCGLTAGAIGACFGSPADLALIRMQADATLPAAQRRNYTNAFHALYRIVADEGVLALWKGAGPTVVRAMALNMGMLASYDQSVEFCKDTLGLGEAATVVGASSVSGFFAAACSLPFDYVKTQIQKMQPDAQGKYPYTGSLDCTMKTLKSGGPFKFYTGFPVYCVRIAPHVMMTWIFLNQIQKLEKKAGL from the exons ATGGCCGCCGAGAAGCCGAAGTCAGCTGGGGTTTGGCCTACGGTGAAGCCCTTTGTTAATGGCGGTGCTTCTGGAATGCTCGCTACCTGCGTGATTCAGCCCATCGATATGATCAAG GTGAGAATACAGCTTGGCCAGGGATCAGCTGGTGAGGTGACCAGGAACATGCTTAAAAATGACGGGGTTGGCGCCTTTTACAAG GGTTTGTCTGCTGGGCTTCTTAGACAAGCAACATATACAACTGCTCGTCTTGGATCGTTTAG GATTTTGACAAACAAAGCAATAGAGGCTAATGATGGGAAGCCGTTGCCCCTTTACCAGAAGGCTCTATGTGGATTGACTGCAGGTGCAATCGGGGCATGTTTTGGCAGTCCTGCTGATTTGGCACTCATTCGCATGCAAGCTGATGCTACACTACCTGCTGCACAACGAAGGAATTACACCAACGCATTTCATGCCCTCTACCGTATTGTTGCTGATGAGGGAGTGCTAGCACTCTGGAAAGGTGCCGGTCCAACTGTGGTGAGGGCTATGGCTCTCAACATGGGTATGCTTGCTTCATACGATCAAAGTGTCGAGTTCTGCAAGGATACTCTTGGTCTTGGCGAAGCTGCTACAGTTGTTG GGGCCAGTTCCGTATCAGGATTCTTCGCTGCAGCCTGCAGTTTGCCATTCGACTATGTCAAAACCCAAATTCAGAAAATGCAGCCTGATGCTCAGGGGAAATATCCTTACACCGGCTCTCTCGATTGTACCATGAAGACGTTGAAGTCCGGAGGACCCTTCAAATTCTACACAGGATTTCCAGTATATTGTGTCAGGATTGCTCCTCATGTCATg ATGACCTGGATATTCTTGAACCAAATCCAGAAACTCGAGAAGAAGGCCGGGCTGTAA
- the LOC130999578 gene encoding 5'-adenylylsulfate reductase-like 5 isoform X2 has product MASIRKNEYMAVLFYASWCPFSSIFKPKFSTLSSMYPQIKHVMVEQSSAMPSVFSRYGIHSVPSLLIVNQTTRIRYQGSKDLQSLVSFYKRTTGLDHMADMAEETHRNEEAFRVWDSASLKEALYREPYLVLSLVFVISRAFLYFFPEIASDLSALWLACMPHLNLGIFGESRQLLGHALQLIDVRRILSKLKICKTRNFHERARNARVWASSLASVSLGETSSSRVLTSRGFEN; this is encoded by the exons ATGGCCTCCATTCGGAAGAATGAATATATGGCCGTTTTGTTTTATGCCTCATGGTGTCCTTTCTCAAGCATCTTCAAGCCTAAATTTTCTACTCTCAGTTCCATGTATCCTCAGATCAAACATGTGATGGTCGAACAATCTTCAGCCATGCCTAG TGTTTTCTCTAGATATGGTATTCATAGTGTGCCCTCACTGCTGATAGTGAATCAGACAACACGAATTAGGTATCAGGGTAGCAAAGATCTCCAGTCCCTTGTGAGTTTCTACAAAAGAACTACAG GGCTAGATCATATGGCAGATATGGCTGAAGAAACGCATCGTAATGAGGAAGCCTTTCGGGTTTGGGATTCAGCGTCGCTGAAAGAAGCCTTGTACAGGGAACCTTACCTAGTACTCTCCCTAGTATTTGTGATCTCGAGAGCATTTCTGTACTTCTTTCCAGAAATAGCATCTGATCTATCGGCGCTATGGTTGGCCTGCATGCCTCATCtgaatttggggattttcgGGGAGTCGAGGCAGCTTCTGGGTCATGCTCTGCAACTGATTGACGTGAGGAGGATTTTGAGCAAGCTAAAGATTTGTAAAACCAGGAACTTCCATGAAAGGGCAAGAAATGCTCGGGTATGGGCATCGTCCCTCGCGTCTGTATCCTTGGGCGAGACATCTTCATCGAGAGTATTAACGTCGAGAGGCTTCGAGAACTAG
- the LOC130999578 gene encoding 5'-adenylylsulfate reductase-like 5 isoform X1, with the protein MDISMGKCVFMLMVVCVLTESATSLRSDSSSSSSVCQLDFVTFLHDLNSQCPFADPFPSSPIQVNGEAFDKAMASIRKNEYMAVLFYASWCPFSSIFKPKFSTLSSMYPQIKHVMVEQSSAMPSVFSRYGIHSVPSLLIVNQTTRIRYQGSKDLQSLVSFYKRTTGLDHMADMAEETHRNEEAFRVWDSASLKEALYREPYLVLSLVFVISRAFLYFFPEIASDLSALWLACMPHLNLGIFGESRQLLGHALQLIDVRRILSKLKICKTRNFHERARNARVWASSLASVSLGETSSSRVLTSRGFEN; encoded by the exons ATGGATATTTCGATGGGAAAATGCGTATTTATGTTGATGGTGGTGTGTGTGTTGACGGAATCAGCGACGTCGTTGCGTTCGGATTCTTCCTCGTCGTCGTCTGTTTGTCAGCTGGATTTCGTAACATTTCTTCACGATCTCAATTCTCAGTGCCCCTTTGCCGACCCGTTCCCTTCTTCGCCAATTCAg GTGAATGGAGAAGCATTTGATAAAGCTATGGCCTCCATTCGGAAGAATGAATATATGGCCGTTTTGTTTTATGCCTCATGGTGTCCTTTCTCAAGCATCTTCAAGCCTAAATTTTCTACTCTCAGTTCCATGTATCCTCAGATCAAACATGTGATGGTCGAACAATCTTCAGCCATGCCTAG TGTTTTCTCTAGATATGGTATTCATAGTGTGCCCTCACTGCTGATAGTGAATCAGACAACACGAATTAGGTATCAGGGTAGCAAAGATCTCCAGTCCCTTGTGAGTTTCTACAAAAGAACTACAG GGCTAGATCATATGGCAGATATGGCTGAAGAAACGCATCGTAATGAGGAAGCCTTTCGGGTTTGGGATTCAGCGTCGCTGAAAGAAGCCTTGTACAGGGAACCTTACCTAGTACTCTCCCTAGTATTTGTGATCTCGAGAGCATTTCTGTACTTCTTTCCAGAAATAGCATCTGATCTATCGGCGCTATGGTTGGCCTGCATGCCTCATCtgaatttggggattttcgGGGAGTCGAGGCAGCTTCTGGGTCATGCTCTGCAACTGATTGACGTGAGGAGGATTTTGAGCAAGCTAAAGATTTGTAAAACCAGGAACTTCCATGAAAGGGCAAGAAATGCTCGGGTATGGGCATCGTCCCTCGCGTCTGTATCCTTGGGCGAGACATCTTCATCGAGAGTATTAACGTCGAGAGGCTTCGAGAACTAG